A stretch of Heliomicrobium undosum DNA encodes these proteins:
- the dxs gene encoding 1-deoxy-D-xylulose-5-phosphate synthase translates to MTQILSQISNPGDLQKLTATELDQLAKEIREVIIQTTSENGGHLAPNLGVVELTLALHLVFQSPKDKIIWDVGHQSYVHKLLTGRYNNFHTLRRYKGMAGFPKRSESEHDIFNTGHSSTSISAALGFAFARDLKKEEGAVIAVIGDGALTGGIALEALNHAGHAGNDMIVVLNDNEKSIADNVGAMSTYLSRIRTDPRYFRNKEEVEEIVRRIPSIGSHVLKVMEKMKDGFKHLVVPGILFEELGFSYLGPIDGHNLGQLREVMTNACRLKGPILVHVLTKKGKGYAPAETNPSVFHGVGPFDVETGKVKKNPGPPTYTQVFSDTLLRLAREDERIVGVTAAMPDGTGMTPFARAFPSRFFDVGIAEQHAVNMSAALALQGLRPVVAIYSTFLQRAYDQVFHDVCLQRAPVVFAIDRGGIVGDDGETHHGLFDIAFLRHIPELVMMAPKDENELQHMLHTALEYEGPVAVRYPRGTGVGVTLDEELTMVPIGKGELLRQGSDLTIVAIGAMVGIAEEAADLLEAEGIRAAVVNARFVKPLDKELIVKQARETGKIVTVEEHVLAGGFGSAILELLEMEGVHCSVRRIGIPDEYVQHGTVSVLREDYGLTASNVARVARELADTDRSWASIRKAPPAPIKIAFRGESR, encoded by the coding sequence ATGACGCAAATTCTCAGCCAGATTTCGAACCCCGGGGACCTGCAAAAGCTCACCGCAACGGAACTGGACCAATTGGCGAAAGAGATTCGTGAGGTCATCATTCAGACGACATCGGAAAACGGCGGCCACCTGGCGCCGAACCTTGGCGTCGTCGAGCTGACCTTGGCGCTGCACCTCGTCTTCCAGTCCCCGAAGGACAAGATCATCTGGGATGTGGGTCATCAGTCTTACGTGCACAAGTTGTTGACAGGACGGTACAACAATTTCCACACCCTGCGGCGCTACAAGGGGATGGCTGGTTTCCCGAAACGTTCCGAAAGCGAACACGATATCTTCAACACAGGGCATAGCTCCACCTCCATTTCGGCGGCCCTGGGCTTCGCCTTTGCCCGGGACCTGAAAAAAGAGGAGGGGGCGGTGATCGCCGTCATCGGCGACGGCGCCCTGACCGGCGGGATCGCCCTGGAGGCCTTGAACCACGCCGGCCACGCTGGGAACGACATGATCGTCGTTCTCAATGACAATGAAAAATCGATCGCTGACAACGTCGGCGCCATGTCTACATACCTGTCGCGCATCCGGACAGACCCGCGCTACTTCCGCAACAAAGAGGAAGTGGAGGAGATCGTCCGGCGCATCCCCTCTATCGGCAGCCATGTGCTGAAGGTCATGGAGAAGATGAAGGACGGCTTCAAGCACCTGGTTGTGCCGGGCATCCTCTTTGAAGAACTCGGCTTTTCCTACCTCGGCCCCATTGACGGCCACAACCTGGGCCAACTGCGGGAGGTTATGACCAACGCCTGCCGGCTGAAAGGCCCCATCCTCGTCCACGTGTTGACGAAAAAGGGCAAGGGCTACGCGCCTGCCGAGACCAACCCGAGCGTCTTTCACGGCGTCGGTCCCTTTGACGTGGAGACCGGCAAGGTCAAAAAGAACCCCGGGCCGCCCACCTATACACAGGTCTTTAGCGACACCCTGCTTCGTCTGGCCCGAGAGGACGAGCGCATCGTCGGCGTCACGGCGGCCATGCCTGACGGAACGGGGATGACGCCCTTCGCCCGCGCCTTTCCGTCTCGCTTTTTCGACGTGGGCATCGCCGAGCAGCACGCCGTCAACATGTCGGCGGCGCTGGCCTTGCAGGGGCTGCGGCCCGTCGTCGCCATCTACTCCACCTTCTTGCAGCGCGCCTATGACCAGGTCTTTCATGACGTGTGCCTGCAGCGGGCGCCCGTCGTCTTTGCCATCGACCGCGGCGGCATCGTCGGCGATGACGGCGAGACCCATCACGGCCTCTTTGACATCGCCTTCCTCCGCCACATCCCGGAACTGGTGATGATGGCCCCGAAGGATGAAAACGAGTTGCAGCATATGCTCCACACGGCGCTGGAGTACGAAGGCCCTGTCGCCGTCCGCTACCCCCGGGGGACGGGCGTCGGCGTCACCTTGGATGAAGAGTTGACAATGGTGCCCATCGGTAAGGGGGAATTGCTGCGGCAGGGGAGCGATTTGACCATCGTGGCCATCGGCGCCATGGTCGGTATCGCCGAGGAAGCGGCTGATCTGCTGGAGGCCGAAGGCATCCGGGCGGCTGTCGTCAATGCCCGTTTCGTCAAGCCCCTCGATAAGGAACTGATCGTAAAGCAGGCCCGGGAAACGGGCAAGATTGTCACTGTCGAGGAGCATGTGCTGGCCGGCGGCTTCGGCAGCGCGATCCTGGAATTGCTCGAGATGGAGGGTGTTCACTGCTCCGTCCGGCGGATCGGCATCCCTGACGAATATGTGCAGCATGGCACCGTTTCCGTTTTGCGGGAAGATTATGGCTTGACGGCGTCCAATGTGGCCCGTGTCGCCCGTGAACTGGCTGATACGGACCGATCCTGGGCCAGTATCCGCAAGGCGCCGCCGGCGCCGATCAAGATCGCTTTTCGTGGAGAATCACGGTAG
- a CDS encoding trypsin-like peptidase domain-containing protein — protein sequence MILSKKIRKGVGLVVAALLLGQASLTTVADAADPLPPDVSVVELAKPAVVQVRAGATATFRFSDRAWPVAVGGTASGFIVNPDGAVVTSSRIIELLQKDDTAIRNALAERFFNEVQKQVGHRLSETERLGVAENTTLIEEVKVYKQVVLSDGQAVDFDIRWTGSPPPEALTTSTPVYSSRPVPRIQRPVTGEGVENLGEGVSPVITEPVTVKEPEQTPEPIIPLSANKEFDPVQELAVLKINASNLPSLPLMAADKDDVGQRATVIGYAGNADATALLAPASLMSVAVSSGSVTATKSGKMNANYGPLIDVEATIGPAGAGGPVITDKGEIIGLAGRTARAIGVYPVINTQAVLAALGKSGLSNASEPSEATRVYASALDMFSNGHMSKTMSILEDLLKLCPHHGPAKALMTEARQRKEAGDDNIYWPDMALYGGITLALIAAGGGYMGLRYRKLGPAAFPPALRRLMSRLGAKKGTDRGAEGDGSAAESAATKEKPISFYIPKDPPDSSAPAPGVSPAPSMGDVLEFPFAAPSKPSAQAKENKERPGLMVAAASDSAVDALPAPSQPSVAGKVASLWRTPKADAKPVIEFISGPLTGRRMVVPREGLLVGRDPLTCQVVLDDPFISKQHIFVGPDPLDKTAIIVTDKGSTNGTFLDSPAGERLEGTRTLQNGDQVYLGQRNAFVLRFE from the coding sequence ATGATTTTATCGAAAAAAATAAGAAAAGGGGTTGGCCTTGTCGTCGCCGCGCTGCTGCTCGGACAGGCCAGCCTGACAACAGTGGCCGATGCCGCTGATCCCCTGCCGCCGGATGTCTCTGTTGTGGAACTGGCGAAACCGGCGGTGGTGCAGGTACGCGCCGGCGCCACGGCCACCTTCCGCTTCTCTGACCGGGCCTGGCCGGTGGCGGTGGGCGGCACTGCCTCGGGCTTCATTGTCAATCCGGACGGCGCCGTGGTCACCTCATCGCGCATCATCGAACTGCTGCAAAAGGATGATACGGCCATCCGCAACGCCCTGGCGGAGCGCTTCTTCAACGAGGTGCAAAAACAGGTGGGCCACAGGCTGAGCGAGACGGAGCGCCTTGGCGTGGCCGAAAACACGACGCTCATCGAAGAGGTCAAGGTGTACAAGCAGGTCGTCCTGTCTGACGGGCAGGCGGTGGACTTCGATATCCGGTGGACCGGCTCCCCGCCGCCGGAAGCGCTGACGACCAGCACGCCCGTCTACTCCTCCCGCCCCGTTCCCCGCATCCAGCGTCCCGTCACCGGCGAGGGCGTCGAGAACCTCGGAGAAGGGGTCTCTCCGGTGATCACGGAGCCCGTCACGGTCAAAGAGCCGGAACAGACGCCTGAACCGATCATTCCCCTCAGCGCCAACAAGGAATTCGATCCCGTCCAAGAATTGGCCGTCCTCAAGATCAACGCCAGCAACCTTCCCTCCCTGCCGCTGATGGCGGCTGACAAAGACGATGTGGGTCAAAGAGCCACCGTCATCGGCTACGCCGGCAATGCCGATGCGACGGCGCTCCTCGCGCCGGCCAGCCTGATGAGCGTGGCTGTCAGCTCCGGCAGCGTGACGGCGACCAAGTCGGGAAAAATGAACGCCAACTACGGGCCGCTGATCGACGTGGAGGCCACCATCGGCCCCGCCGGCGCCGGCGGACCGGTCATCACCGACAAAGGCGAGATCATCGGACTCGCTGGCCGGACGGCGCGGGCCATCGGCGTCTATCCGGTGATCAACACCCAGGCGGTCCTGGCGGCCCTGGGCAAGTCAGGCCTTAGCAACGCCAGCGAGCCCTCGGAAGCGACGCGTGTCTACGCCTCGGCCCTGGACATGTTCAGCAATGGCCACATGTCGAAGACGATGAGCATCCTGGAGGATCTGCTCAAGCTCTGCCCCCACCACGGCCCGGCCAAAGCGCTGATGACAGAAGCGCGCCAGCGCAAGGAGGCCGGCGATGACAACATCTACTGGCCGGACATGGCCCTCTACGGCGGCATCACCCTGGCGCTGATCGCCGCAGGCGGCGGATATATGGGGCTGCGCTACCGCAAGCTCGGGCCGGCGGCTTTCCCACCGGCGCTTAGACGGTTGATGAGCCGGTTAGGGGCGAAGAAGGGGACCGACAGGGGGGCCGAAGGAGACGGAAGCGCCGCCGAGAGCGCAGCGACGAAGGAAAAACCGATTTCCTTTTATATTCCCAAGGATCCGCCAGATTCTTCCGCGCCTGCACCGGGCGTCTCACCGGCGCCTTCCATGGGCGATGTGCTGGAGTTTCCCTTTGCGGCCCCCTCCAAGCCTTCGGCCCAAGCGAAGGAGAACAAGGAACGTCCGGGACTCATGGTGGCCGCTGCTTCCGATTCGGCTGTCGACGCCTTGCCGGCGCCGTCGCAACCGTCGGTCGCCGGCAAGGTGGCCTCGCTCTGGCGGACACCGAAGGCAGACGCCAAGCCGGTCATCGAATTCATCTCCGGACCGCTGACCGGTCGCCGGATGGTCGTCCCCCGGGAGGGACTGCTCGTCGGCCGCGACCCCTTAACTTGCCAAGTCGTGCTCGATGACCCCTTCATCTCCAAGCAGCACATCTTTGTCGGCCCTGACCCGCTCGATAAGACAGCGATCATCGTTACCGACAAGGGATCGACGAACGGCACCTTCCTGGATTCTCCTGCTGGGGAGCGACTGGAGGGGACACGGACATTGCAGAACGGCGATCAGGTGTACCTGGGGCAGCGGAACGCCTTCGTTTTACGGTTCGAGTAA
- a CDS encoding polyprenyl synthetase family protein: protein MDLKAEMKQLNSKVDAALSRYMPAEDVAPPVIHKAMRYSLFAGGKRLRPVLVLAGCRAVGGDEDAVMAAACALEMIHTYSLIHDDLPAMDDDDLRRGMPTNHVVFGEATAILAGDGLLTRAFGVLAEEGLRSGQSPALVLQVIAELAEAAGSLGMIGGQVVDMESENKQIDFATMEYIHAHKTGALIRASLRIGALLGGGSPEQVEALSRYGDHLGLAFQITDDLLDIQGDPEKIGKPVGSDEKNNKATYPALLGLEKARQEAERVVQAALDSLDGFDEKAELLRELARYLLVREN, encoded by the coding sequence GTGGACCTAAAGGCGGAAATGAAGCAACTGAACAGCAAAGTTGATGCGGCCCTGTCCCGCTACATGCCGGCGGAGGATGTGGCGCCGCCGGTGATCCATAAGGCCATGCGCTACAGCCTCTTTGCCGGGGGCAAGCGCCTGCGCCCCGTGCTGGTCCTGGCCGGCTGCCGCGCTGTCGGCGGCGATGAAGATGCGGTGATGGCCGCTGCCTGCGCACTGGAGATGATCCATACCTACTCACTGATCCATGACGACCTGCCGGCCATGGACGATGATGACCTGCGCCGGGGCATGCCGACGAACCACGTGGTCTTCGGCGAAGCCACCGCCATCTTGGCCGGTGACGGCCTGCTGACGCGCGCCTTCGGCGTCCTCGCCGAAGAGGGGCTCCGTTCCGGCCAATCGCCGGCCCTCGTCCTCCAGGTGATTGCCGAACTGGCCGAGGCCGCTGGGAGCCTGGGCATGATAGGCGGTCAAGTCGTGGACATGGAATCGGAAAACAAGCAGATCGATTTTGCCACCATGGAGTACATACACGCCCACAAAACGGGCGCGCTGATCCGCGCCTCTTTGCGCATCGGAGCCCTCCTCGGCGGCGGCTCTCCCGAACAGGTGGAGGCGCTTTCCCGCTACGGCGACCACCTTGGCCTCGCCTTCCAGATCACCGACGATTTGCTCGACATCCAGGGCGATCCGGAAAAAATCGGCAAGCCCGTCGGCAGCGATGAGAAGAACAACAAGGCCACCTACCCGGCGCTTTTGGGCCTGGAGAAGGCGCGCCAGGAGGCGGAGCGGGTCGTCCAGGCGGCCTTGGACAGCCTTGATGGGTTTGATGAGAAGGCGGAGTTACTGCGGGAACTGGCGCGGTATCTATTGGTGCGGGAAAATTAG